The DNA segment GTAAAAAATGCAAGCCCTAAAGCTGTAAGGATAGAATTTAAATTTAATTTAGAAAAATCAGGGTAAAAAAGATAAGAGAAAGCTTGGCTAAATCCATCTTGAAAAAAACAATATCCAAGCATCAAAATAAGCATGATAAATAAACTTGGCATAATCCAAACATTAAGTTTTTCTATTCCACTTTTAACTCCTTTTGATACTATAAATAAAGTAAGAACAAAAGCAATTAAAAAATACATGCTACTTTCTACAACGCTATTTTCTACCAAATTTCCAAATAAAGCTCCAGCTTCTTGAGTGTTACTTGGCAGATAATAAATCGATGTAACCATATATTTTAAAACCCAACCCATAATTACTAAATAGAAGGATAAAACAAAAATTCCACCTAGCATAAAGAATCCTGCAAATTTCCATTTTTGAGAATATTTTAAAGCTAAAGTTTTATAAGCATTTACAGGATCTTTATGACTTAATTTACCCATAGCTATTTCTGCTAAAAAAACACAAAATCCAACACTAATAGTTAAAACTAGATACAAAAGTACAAAAGCAAAACCACCATTTTGCCCTACTAAAGTTGGAAATTTCCACGCATTTCCAAGTCCTATAGCTCCACCTGCGACCGCTAAGACAAATCCTATCTTAGAAAATTTATCATTCATATGCTAACTCCTAGAAAAAAATTTGTTTTGCCATGATTAAAATCACAGCTAAAGGAGAGATAAATCTTAAAAAGAAATACCATATTTCAAAAAATATTCCCCTCATATAAGGATTAAATAATGTTTTTAATACTTCTTTTTTCAAAACAAACCCAACAAAAAATGCGGTAATCAAAGCTGAAATAGGCATCAAAAGATTTTGTATAAAAAAATCTAAAATGTCAAAAAAACTTTTTCCAAAAAATTTCAAGCTATCAGCACTCAAATCATAAAAAGATAATATTGACAAACTTCCCAAAAAATATACTATAACCCCAACAAAAGCTAAAGCTTTCTTTCTTGAAATATGGTAACGATTTATAAGATAAAAAGTAAAAGGTTCTATCATTGAGATTGCTGAAGTTATGCCCGCAAAAAACAAAGCTATAAAAAAGACTACAGCTAAAACATTACCCAAATATCCTAATTTTGCAAATAAGGTTGTTAATGAAATGAAAATCAACCCTGGTCCTTGTTGTGTAGGATCAGCACCGAATTCAAAAATAAAAGTAAAAACAATCAAGCCCATCATAATACCTATGATAGTATTTATAATAATAATGTTTAGCGCACTACTTATAAAATTAGTTTTATCAGGTAAACTTGCTGCATAAGTCAAAATAACACACACGCCCAAAGACATGCTAAAAAATGCTAAACCTAAAGCATCTAATATAGAATTTACACTTAACTTTGAAAAATCAGGAGAAAACAAAAAGTCACTAGCTTTAGAAAATCCTTCCATACTAAAAGAATATCCAAGCATTAAGATAAGTAATATAAATAAACTTGGCATCATCCAGACATTTAGTTTTTCTATACCACTTTTTACTCCTTTTGATACTACATAAAAAATTACTACAAATACAAATGTAAAACACACAAATTGTGATATAACATCATTTGAAAGTAAATTTCCAAAAACTACACCTGCCTCACTAGTATTATGCGGGAGTTCAAAAAATCCTAAATACGCGTACTTAACAATCCAACCTATAACAACACTATAAAAAGAAACTAAAATTATAGCTCCTAACATAAAAAAACCAGCAAGAGACCATAATCGTTTATTTTTTGGCGCCAAAGTATAATAAGCATTTACAGGATCTTTCTCACTTAGCTTTCCTATGCTAAGTTCAGCTAGAAATATTATAAAACCAACACCTAAAGTTAAAATCAAATATAAAAGTACAAAAGCTGATCCGCCATTTTGTCCCACTAAAGTTGGAAATTTCCACGCATTTCCAAGTCCAACAGCTGATCCTGCAACCGCTAAAACAAATCCTATCTTAGAAAATTTATCATTCATATGCTAAATCCTAGAAAAAAATTTGTTTTGCCATGATTAAAATCACAGCTAAAGGAGAGATAAATCTTAAAAAGAAATACCATATTTCAAAAAATATTCCCCTCATATAAGGATTAAATAATGTTTTTAATACTTCTTTTTTCAAAACAAACCCAACAAAAATAGCACCAAATAATCCCCCCAAAGGCATCATTAAATTTGAAGCAACAAAATCAAGTATATCAAAAAAACTTTTTCCAAAAAATTCTAAAGAATCTTTACTCCACTCAATACTTGATAAAATACATAAACTTCCTAAAAAATATACCACAAAAGCAATCAATACTAAAGCCTTTTTACGAGAAAAATTATAAGAGTTAATCAAATAAAAAGTTAGTGGTTCTATCATTGAGATTGCTGAAGTTATGCCCGCAAAAAACAAAGCTATAAAAAAGACTACAGCTAAAACATTACCCAAAGGTAAAAAACCTATCGGATTGATATTTGAAAATAAATTCATTAAGGAAACAAAAATTAATCCTGGTCCTTGTTGAGCTGGATCTCCATTAAATTCAAAAACAAAAGTAAAAACAATCAAACCCATCATAATACCTATAATGACATTGATAAATATGATATTAATAGTGCTACTTATAAAATTAGTTTTATCAGGCAAACTTGCTGAATAAGTGATAATAGAACCAACTCCAATTGACAAAGAAAAACATGCAAGTCCTAAAGCGCTTAAAAACGAGCCAACTCCCAACTTTGAAAAATCAGGAGAAAACAAAAAGTCACTAGCTTTAGAAAATCCTTCCATACTAAAAGAATATCCAAGCATTAAGATAAGTAATATAAATAAACTTGGCATCATCCAGACATTTAGTTTTTCTATACCACTTTTTACTCCTTTTGATACTACATAAAAAATTACTACAAATACAAATGTAAAACACACAAATTGTGATATAACATCATTTGAAAGTAAATTTCCAAAACTTGCTGCACTTTCATCTATACTCTTTGGCAAAGGAAAAAATCCAAAATAAATATACTTAACAATCCAACCTATAATCACACTATAAAAAGAAACTATTAAAATTGCACCTATCATAGAAAATCCCACAAGAGACCATAATCGTTTATTTTTTGGCGCCAAAGTATAATAAGCATTTACAGGATCTTTCTCACTTAGCTTTCCTATGCTAAGTTCAGCTAGAAATATTATAAAACCAACACCTAAAGTTAAAAGTAAATATACGATCACAAAAGCTGACCCGCCATTATTACCTACTAAAGTTGGAAATTTCCACGCATTTCCAAGTCCAACAGCTGATCCTGCAACCGCTAAAACAAATCCTATCTTAGAAAACTTTTCATTCATAAAAACACCCTAATTACAATTATAAAGGGTTTAATTTAGCTAAAAAAACTTTAATTTATTTTAAAATGGAGTTTAATTTATTAAAATTTCAATATTTTTAAAGTTATTTTTTTATAAAATCAATGCTTTAAAATTACGAGTAGGGATACGCAAGCCGAAAGAATTTTAATTATTAAATCACTAATTTAAGGAAAAATTATGAAAAAGATTATATTTTTAATGCTAGCTCTAAGTGGTTTTGCGTTTGCAGCAGAAGGAAGTATGAATCAATGGTTAGCATCATTTTCTGTTTTAGCAGCAGGTCTTGGCCTTGGTGTTGCAGCTTTAGGTGGAGCTATAGGAATGGGAAATACAGCAGCAGCTACTATAGCAGGAACAGCTAGAAATCCTGGTCTTGGCGGTAAATTAATGACTACTATGTTTATTGCTTTAGCAATGATAGAAGCTCAAGTAATTTATGCACTTGTTATAGCATTGATTGCTCTTTATGCTAATCCATTTCAAGCGTTAGTGGCAGCTTAAAAAAATTAATACCTTCTATTGTAGAAGGTTTATGCGGTTATGGTGGAATTGGTAGACACGCCATCTTGAGGGGGTGGTGCGCTCAGCGTGTGCGAGTTCAAATCTCGCTAACCGCACCATAATGTTAGGATTTTAAAATGACTTTCTATCTTCTTGTTAGTGCTATAGCATTTTTAGTTCTTATATACTCTGTAAAAAAATACACATTAAATTTAGATAAAAAATCACTATTAGAACCCATAAAAACAAATATTTATCCTGAATTTTGTGACTTGATTAATGAAAAAATAAGATTATTAAAAACTCAACTATTAAATAGCGAAATTGAACTTAAAAATAATACCGACAAAGAGTATTTTTTAGAAAATTTAAGCAATATGAGTAGAAAATTAAATCATATACAAACAATGAATTTGAGCAATAAAAGCGATACCATATGGCAAAATGAACTTTTTTTATTTTTAAAAGAATTAGAAAATTTACTTATAGATTTCATCCAAGATGGAGAAAAGTTAAGCGATGAATTAAGAATGTATTTGATGAATAAATTTAATGAACTACAAAAAGAATAATTTTAGTTATTTAATTTTATTATTTCTCCATTAATTACAGAATGTGTAACAATACCGCAGATTTCTTCATTATGATATAAAGAATATTCATTATCTATTATTTTTTTATATTTTTCATCAAAGATAATAAAATCTGCATCATACCCTATTGCTATCTTTCCCTTATTCAATCCTAGGAATTTTGCTTGATTATAACTTGTAAAGTCGCAAAGTTTCTTCCAACTTAATAAATTATTTTGCACAAAATAAGTAAAACATAAACTAACATACATATCAATAGCATCAACTCCGAATTTAGCTTCATCAAAAGCCAAATTCTTCTTTGATGTCGAGATAGGAGAATGTAATGAAGTTAAAAATTTAATTTTATAATCTAAAAAATATTCTTTTAATTTTGTCTGCGTTTTTTGATCTTTTAAAGGAGGTAAAATTTTTGCACTGGTATTAAAATTATCGCATGCATTATCATTCTTTAATAAATGATGGATAGAAATTTCACTATTTTTATCTTGCAATAAATCAAAAGATCGAGTTAAGCTTAATGCGTCAAAATTCACATTAACATCATAAAATTCTGAAATTTCTTTCATTTTAGCAACTTCACTACTTTCAGCTATATCACTAATACCAATAAGCCCTAATTCAAAACTCATCTTACCATCATTCATAACACCGTGGTCATCAAATTTTTCATCAAAACATTTTATAAACACTAAACTATCTTTCATCTTAGCATATTGCATACTTTGTCTTAAAAAATTTGATTCTATATTACTTTGAATTTCTAATCCTTTTGCACCGCTATCTAACAAAATTGATATATCTTTCATTTTGTTTTCTTTATCTAGTACTTTTATAGTAGGAATAATATTAATTTTTAAAGTTTTTAATTTATCAAAATATAATTTATATCCTTGAGTGTTAACATCCAAACTATCTCTTAAAACTATAGTAGAAACACCTCCACTCAAACATTGTTTTTCTAAAGCAACCAAGCTATCAAATTCAAAATCATTATCTAATAAATTGACATTTAAATCAATAAAAGAAGGCAAAAGAGTTTTTTCTTCTAAATCAATAACTAAATCTGATTTATCACTAATAAAACTATCTATATGAATAATTTTACCATCTTGAATTTGAATATCAACTTTTTCTTCGCCATAAATTCTTGCATTTTTTAAAATCATTGAATTTCCTCTTTTGATAACATTAAATCAGCTACACATTTTTGAATGTTTTTACCATTTAACATGAAAACTACTTCATTAACAATGGGAGTATAAATCTGATATTTTTGCGCTAAAGAATGAATAGCAAATGCTGTTTGCACTCCCTCTGCAACTTCACCCAATTCTTGCAAAATTTGTTCTAAATTTTTATTTTGTGCGAGATTAAAACCCACTCTATAATTTCTAGAAAGTGGACTTGAAGCACTAAGAAATAAATCTCCTGCTCCACTCAATCCTAAAAAAGTTTCTTCACTTGCATTAAAATATCTACCAAAACGATGCATTTCAACCAAACCTCTTGATACAAGTGAAGCTCGCGCATTATTTCCTAATTTTAAACCATCACATACACCGCTAGCAATAGCTAAAACATTTTTATATGCTCCACAAATTTCAGCACCTTTAACATCATTACTTATATAAGTTTTTACATATTTTGGAAAAAAGGATGAAAATTTGCTACAAAGTTGTTTATTTTTTCCACTAATAACTAAAGCACATGGTTTTTTTTCTAAAACCTCTAAAGCAAAAGAAGGGCCGCTTAAAAAACAAATTCTATCACTGGCTATGAAATCCATAAAAATTTCATCCATGAATTTTAAACTTTTAAAATCAATACCTTTAGAAGCAACCAAAATTTTATGATCGCAGTCTTTAAAATTATTTTTTAACCATTCATAAGAACCTTGAGCATACAAGGCAAAAATTAAGTATTCGCATTCTAAAGCGATATCAGTACTAACAAAATTCGGAATATCTTTATTGTGATATGAAGTAATCACACATTCATTATGTACGCTTAAAGCGTCATATAAGGCACTTCCCCATTTGCCTGCACCAATAACTGCTATTTTCATTATCCAAGCTTTGCTTTTAGAATTTCATTTACCTTATTAGGATTAAATGCTCCTTTGCCTGCTTTCATAGCTTGACCAACAAAAAATCCAAAAAGTTTATCTTTACCGCTTTTATATTCAGCAACTTTATCTTCATTAGATTGTAAAATTTCATCAATAATTTTTTCAATTGCACCATCATCACTAACTTGTTTTAATCCAAGTTTTTCTATGGCATCATCAATGTCAATCTCTACATTTTCAAACACATATGCAAGTATATCCTTGCCTGCTTTAGCACTAATTACTCCCTCTTCTATACGTCGAATAAGCAAGGCTAATTTTTCTTGTTTGACAGGTGAATTTTCTATAGTTAAATCACCTTTTAAAAGCCCCATAAGCTCTGTCGTAAGCCATGTCACACATAATTTTGGACTTAAATTTTGACTTATTAAATATTCAAAATATCTACAAAGCTCTAAAGAAGAAACTAAAACTTCACTATCACTTTCTTTTATACCAAATTTATCAATAAATTTAGCCTTTTTTTCATCTGGCAATTCTGGAATTTTTATATTTAACATATCATCACTTAAGATTACGGGTAAAAGATCAGGATCTGGAAAATATCTATATTCTGCAGAGTCTTCTTTACCTCTCATACTTTTAGTAACCAAATTTACAGTATCAAACAATCTTGTTTCTTGAAATACTTCATCTTCATACACACCATCTTCCCAAGCTTGACTTTGACGCATTACTTCATAGTCTATAGCTTTTTGTATAAAGCGGAATGAATTTAAATTTTTTATCTCTACTCTAGTATAAAGTTTAGTATCTCCTTTTGGTCTAATACTTACATTTGCATCACATCTAAAACTTCCTTCTTGCATATTTGCATCAGAAATATCTAAAAACCTTATAATAGAATGTAATTTTTTAAGATAAGCTACAGCCTCATCAGAACTTCTAAGTTCAGGCTCACTCACTATCTCTAGCAAAGGCGTACCTGCTCTATTTAAATCAACTTTTGAAAAATTACTTTCATGAATATTTTTTCCTGCATCTTCTTCTAGATGAGCTCTTGTAATACCTATGCGCTTATTATCACCATTTATATTTATAAAAAGTTCTCCGTTTTCAACTATAGGCACATCAAATTGTGAAATTTGATAAGCTTTTGGTAAATCAGGATAAAAATAATTTTTTCTATTAAATATACTTTTTTGATTTATTGTCGCATTAATAGCTTTACCAAAAGCTATAGCTTTAGTTGTTGCTTCTTTATTTAAAACAGGCAAAGCACCTGGTAAGGCTAAGCATGTAGGACAAACATTTGTATTTGATTCTTCTCCAAAAGAAGTTGCACATGAACAAAAAATCTTAGTTTTAGTATTTAATTGTGCATGAACTTCTAACCCTATAACTACCTCAAACATTAATTTTCCTTAGAATTTTGTTTTTATTTTATCGTGTTTTATTTCAAAAAGAGTTTAAAAGAATCAAAGAAGAGTTATAAAAAGCATTTTATTGCTTTTTATAAAATCAGTGCTGTTCATCAACTACAGTAGCACCAGCTAAATAAACATAAGTTAATATCATAAAAATAAATGATTGCAAAAATGCCATAAAAGTTAAAAGTATATAAGCTGGTAAAGGAGCTACCCAAGGTACAAGTGCTAAAATAACAGCTAAAAATAAATCATCTCCTTTTATATTTCCAAATAGACGAAATGATAAAGAAATAACTCTTGAAATATGGGAAACAATTTCTATAGGAAACATCAATGGGGCTAA comes from the Campylobacter insulaenigrae NCTC 12927 genome and includes:
- a CDS encoding sodium-dependent transporter, which produces MNEKFSKIGFVLAVAGSAVGLGNAWKFPTLVGNNGGSAFVIVYLLLTLGVGFIIFLAELSIGKLSEKDPVNAYYTLAPKNKRLWSLVGFSMIGAILIVSFYSVIIGWIVKYIYFGFFPLPKSIDESAASFGNLLSNDVISQFVCFTFVFVVIFYVVSKGVKSGIEKLNVWMMPSLFILLILMLGYSFSMEGFSKASDFLFSPDFSKLGVGSFLSALGLACFSLSIGVGSIITYSASLPDKTNFISSTINIIFINVIIGIMMGLIVFTFVFEFNGDPAQQGPGLIFVSLMNLFSNINPIGFLPLGNVLAVVFFIALFFAGITSAISMIEPLTFYLINSYNFSRKKALVLIAFVVYFLGSLCILSSIEWSKDSLEFFGKSFFDILDFVASNLMMPLGGLFGAIFVGFVLKKEVLKTLFNPYMRGIFFEIWYFFLRFISPLAVILIMAKQIFF
- a CDS encoding NAD(P)H-dependent glycerol-3-phosphate dehydrogenase, translating into MKIAVIGAGKWGSALYDALSVHNECVITSYHNKDIPNFVSTDIALECEYLIFALYAQGSYEWLKNNFKDCDHKILVASKGIDFKSLKFMDEIFMDFIASDRICFLSGPSFALEVLEKKPCALVISGKNKQLCSKFSSFFPKYVKTYISNDVKGAEICGAYKNVLAIASGVCDGLKLGNNARASLVSRGLVEMHRFGRYFNASEETFLGLSGAGDLFLSASSPLSRNYRVGFNLAQNKNLEQILQELGEVAEGVQTAFAIHSLAQKYQIYTPIVNEVVFMLNGKNIQKCVADLMLSKEEIQ
- a CDS encoding F0F1 ATP synthase subunit C, translating into MKKIIFLMLALSGFAFAAEGSMNQWLASFSVLAAGLGLGVAALGGAIGMGNTAAATIAGTARNPGLGGKLMTTMFIALAMIEAQVIYALVIALIALYANPFQALVAA
- a CDS encoding sodium-dependent transporter yields the protein MNDKFSKIGFVLAVAGSAVGLGNAWKFPTLVGQNGGSAFVLLYLILTLGVGFIIFLAELSIGKLSEKDPVNAYYTLAPKNKRLWSLAGFFMLGAIILVSFYSVVIGWIVKYAYLGFFELPHNTSEAGVVFGNLLSNDVISQFVCFTFVFVVIFYVVSKGVKSGIEKLNVWMMPSLFILLILMLGYSFSMEGFSKASDFLFSPDFSKLSVNSILDALGLAFFSMSLGVCVILTYAASLPDKTNFISSALNIIIINTIIGIMMGLIVFTFIFEFGADPTQQGPGLIFISLTTLFAKLGYLGNVLAVVFFIALFFAGITSAISMIEPFTFYLINRYHISRKKALAFVGVIVYFLGSLSILSFYDLSADSLKFFGKSFFDILDFFIQNLLMPISALITAFFVGFVLKKEVLKTLFNPYMRGIFFEIWYFFLRFISPLAVILIMAKQIFF
- a CDS encoding dihydroorotase, subgroup IIa, which translates into the protein MILKNARIYGEEKVDIQIQDGKIIHIDSFISDKSDLVIDLEEKTLLPSFIDLNVNLLDNDFEFDSLVALEKQCLSGGVSTIVLRDSLDVNTQGYKLYFDKLKTLKINIIPTIKVLDKENKMKDISILLDSGAKGLEIQSNIESNFLRQSMQYAKMKDSLVFIKCFDEKFDDHGVMNDGKMSFELGLIGISDIAESSEVAKMKEISEFYDVNVNFDALSLTRSFDLLQDKNSEISIHHLLKNDNACDNFNTSAKILPPLKDQKTQTKLKEYFLDYKIKFLTSLHSPISTSKKNLAFDEAKFGVDAIDMYVSLCFTYFVQNNLLSWKKLCDFTSYNQAKFLGLNKGKIAIGYDADFIIFDEKYKKIIDNEYSLYHNEEICGIVTHSVINGEIIKLNN
- the gatB gene encoding Asp-tRNA(Asn)/Glu-tRNA(Gln) amidotransferase subunit GatB, giving the protein MFEVVIGLEVHAQLNTKTKIFCSCATSFGEESNTNVCPTCLALPGALPVLNKEATTKAIAFGKAINATINQKSIFNRKNYFYPDLPKAYQISQFDVPIVENGELFININGDNKRIGITRAHLEEDAGKNIHESNFSKVDLNRAGTPLLEIVSEPELRSSDEAVAYLKKLHSIIRFLDISDANMQEGSFRCDANVSIRPKGDTKLYTRVEIKNLNSFRFIQKAIDYEVMRQSQAWEDGVYEDEVFQETRLFDTVNLVTKSMRGKEDSAEYRYFPDPDLLPVILSDDMLNIKIPELPDEKKAKFIDKFGIKESDSEVLVSSLELCRYFEYLISQNLSPKLCVTWLTTELMGLLKGDLTIENSPVKQEKLALLIRRIEEGVISAKAGKDILAYVFENVEIDIDDAIEKLGLKQVSDDGAIEKIIDEILQSNEDKVAEYKSGKDKLFGFFVGQAMKAGKGAFNPNKVNEILKAKLG